Below is a genomic region from Paenibacillus rhizovicinus.
GAAGTAGAGCAGCGCCATCGGCAGCAGCGCGTAGCCGACCGCCCGGATGATCTCGACGAACTTGCCCTCGCCTTCCATCAAGGTGGTCGTCGACCAATTGGCGACGCACCAGAGGAAGAACGGCAGCACGACGTTCCGCAGCTGATCCATGCTGTTCAATTCATCCAGCTTGTTCCCGTTGACGAGGAAGCCGGCGAACTGCATTTTGACGATCACGGCGATAACGAGCAGCGCCAGTACCGAGAGTGCGGCCGACGTGCGGCCTTGGCCCTCGTATTTCATATCCCAGAAGCCCTTGAACGGATGGAAGATGACATAGAACGCGAAACCCAGCTGCTCCTTAACCATCTAACCCGATACCCCCTTTCCCGTCGCTTCTGCGCCATTTCCTCTTCCCGTAGCGCAGCACCTTCGGCCCGAGCCAGAGCAGGACGAGCAGCGGAACGAGAACCGACATGACCGGCGTGAAATAGCGGCGGGCCTGCTGTTTGCGCTCCAACTGAAACGCTTTCGAATAATAGGTACGATCCATGCCGAGCTTGAAATACCGCATCGCATCCCGATAGTTGCCTTCCCGCAGAAACGACTTGCCGATGCCGTCATAGGCCAGCTCGTAGTTGCCGTCCACGCGCAGCACTTGGTTCCACCAGCCGCGCGCTTCTTCCTCCTTGCCGTCGTCATGCAGCGCGACCGCCTTATTGACGGCTTCGCCGAACGGCGTCGGCTTGAACAGCGTAATCAGCGACTGATCGCGGTCCAGCACCAGAATGTCGTCGCCCAAGGAATCGATCGCCGCCGGCGTCCGGAACGTTCCGGCCTGCTCCCCCCGCTGACCGAAGACATAGAGCAGATGCCCTTCCTCGTCATAGGTGAAAATCCGGCCTTTGCGCGTATCCAGCGCATGGTAGATGCCATGTTCGCCGGCCGAGATGTCCGTGAATTGCGATTCTTCGTCTACCCGGTGCTGGACGTCCCCGATCGGCGGCACGGCGCCGTTCGCTTTCAAAATATTAATGCCCGTCGGATTCAGCTTCTGAATCGGCGCGGCCGACTTGGTTTGGGTCGTCACGTAGATAAAACCGTTCCCGTCGATTTCGAGGTTGTTGAATTCCGTCGGAATAAACTGAATCATTTTGTCCCGCTGCGCCTTCGTCGACACTTCCTTCCAGAACAAATCCACCGGATTAAACGACACTCGCGGCGCGCCCATGAACGCATTGAAGGTACCGGTCATATCGAATTCCATCATCCCGTCGGTCACGCCGCGGCCGATGACGTACATCCGATTCGCCCGGTCGAGCGCTACCTTGATCGGCGCATAGCGGAAGTCCGCCGGCAGGATTTCGGATTTGGGCGGCCCGATGACGCGGACGAGCATGCCAGCCCCGTCCAGCTCGACAATACGCCCGTTGTCCGTGTCCGCGACATAGATATGGCCGGAGCTCGTCACGAAGATGCCCTGCGGATTGTTGAACGTATCCTGCTTTCCGCCGTTCGCGAAGCCTTTGATTTCGTGCTCGAGCTTGAACTGCTCGTTCAGCACGAGGATGCGGTTGTTGCCGCTGTCCAGCACGTAAATGCGGTTGTCCTTGCCGACGAACAGATCTCCCGGCAGTTTGAGCGCCCCCGCCCCGAGCGACACGCCGTCGATTACCGAGGACGGCAAGTAGGCGTTGGGCGATGGAACCGACTTCTGCCAGTACGAGTAGTTATAGCCTTCATACGGCTGGTCCGCTGCAGCAGCAGCCGGGCTGGCGACGAGCAGCGCGGCAGCGCCGATGCCGATAAGCAGGGACCTGGCCTTCAGTACGATCGTTCTCAATCGGTCTCCCCCCTAGCGATTTCTTCGAAAGCGCGGTTTAGCGGCGGCGGATGGCCGTTCCATCCGCATCCCGTGCGCTCCGAAGACGCCGGCCGCTCAATCCTTCATCCCTGAAGTGGCCATCGTTTGGATAATTTTGCTCTGCGAAAATAGAAAGAATAGAATCGGCACGCTCATGAGCAGCAGCGACACGGCCGCGGCGGCTCCCGTACGGGCGATACCGCCGAGAACGATCTGCGTCACCGCGTAATGAAGCGTCTTGAGCTGCTCGCTGTAGACGAAATTGCCGCCGTCGGTGCCCCACAGCATCTGGAACAACAGAATCGTAAGGGTCATCCAGGCCGGCTTGACGAGCGGCATGACGATCTGCCAGAAGATGCGGTAGTCGCTTGCGCCGTCGATCTTCGCCGCTTCGAGCAGCGAGTCGGGAATCATCTCCATGAACTGCTTCATCAGGTAGAGACCGAGCGGGTACGCGAACGCCGGCACGATAATCGATGCATACGAGTCGATCCACCCAAGCCAGGCCATCGTCATGTAGTTCGGAATCATCGTCACTTGCCCGGAGAACATCAGCGACAGCACGATCATCGTGAAGATCAAGTTCTTCCCTTTGAATTGATACTTGGCAAGCACGAACGCGGCCGCCGAGGCCAGAATGACATGGCCCACTGTACCGGCCAGCGTTATGAACACCGTATTGAAGACGTAGCGCGAGAACGGCACCCAAGAATTGGAGAGCAGGGAGAACAGATCTCCGAAATTGGTCAGCGTCGGATTGCGCACGAGAAATCTCGGCGGAAAGACGAAGATTTCGTCCAGCGGCTTAAAGGCGTTGTTAATCGAGAAAACGAGCGGCAACGCCATGAATGCGGCTACGGCGCAGAGCACGAGAAAGGCGATGGCATTGCCCCACCAGGAATGGTTGACCCTCTTTGCGCGCCGCAGCCTGAACAGCCTGAACAGGTTGGGCCGGCCTGCCGCGGAAGCGGCTTTTCCGGCCTTCGGCGCCCGCTCCAGCATCGTTTCGCTCATGCGTCACTCTCCTATTCTTCGCAGCAGTTTCTGCGTGAGTACATTCATCGTGATCATCATAATGAACAGCACCGTGGCGATCGCCGACGAATAGCCCATCTCGAAACGTACTGTTCCATAGTCCATCAGATGGGTGACAATCGTGTGCGCCGCGTAGTTGACGCTCGGAAATCCGGCCAGATTGATCGCGACGTCGGCCACGGCGAACGAGCTCGTGATTTGGATGACGGCGCCGAACATCAGCATCGGCCGCATCGCCGGCAGCGTGATATACCACAGCTCCTGCCAGCGGTTGCTGACGCCGTCGACCGCTCCCGCTTCGAACAGCGTCTTGTCGATGTTCTGCAGACCGGCGATAAAAGCGAGAAAGCTGGTGCCGAGGCTGAGCCACAGCTGGACGAGAATGATGATCGGCAAAATGTATTTCGGGTCGGTCAGCCACTGAATCGGCTCGACGATGACGCCGAGCTTCATCAGGAAGCCATTGATGTAGCCGTACGAATCGCCGGAGAACAGCAGCTGCCACATGAAGTAGATATTTCCGGAAATCGACGGCGCATAGAAGAGCAGCGTGAACAATGCGCGTACTTTCGGCTGCAGCCCGTTAATCAGCCACGCGAACAGGAAGCAGGCCATGTAGCTGAGAGGGCCTGTGATGACGGCGAAGATGAACGTGTTCTTGATCGCGATCAGGAAGACGTCGTCCTCCAGGAACAGCTGCTGGTAATTGTGCCAGCCGACCCATCGCGGAAATTCCAGCATGTTGAAATACGTGAAGCTGATAACCAGCGAGATGGCGACGGGCACAACCGTAAACAGAACGAACAGCAGCAAATAGGGGGCGAGCATCACATAGGCATGCTTGCTGCGATTGAACTCGGCCGCGGCTTTTGCGAACAAACGGTTTCCCCCCTAGTCCGGCAGCTTGAATTCGCTGCGCTTCAAACTGATTTCGTCGTTAATGGAACGCGTGTAATCGTACAGGGTTTCACGGGCGTTGGCGTTCTCGTTGACGACCTTACGGAAAGCGTTGTCGATCTGGCGGCCGGTGTAATAGCCTCCCGGCACCTCCGGAATCCCCTGCACCCACTCCCACTGCTCCTGCAAACTGCGGTAATCCTTCACCGGCCAAGGCAGCTCGGCCAGCGCTTCGGTATTCGCGGTCGGATAACGCGCCGCGGCCCCCATCAGGCCTTCCATTTCCCGGCCGAACCGGACCTGCGTATCCGTACTCGTCCACCATTTCATGAACGACCACGCGTTATCTTTGTGCGCCGCGTTGCCG
It encodes:
- a CDS encoding Yip1 family protein, which gives rise to MVKEQLGFAFYVIFHPFKGFWDMKYEGQGRTSAALSVLALLVIAVIVKMQFAGFLVNGNKLDELNSMDQLRNVVLPFFLWCVANWSTTTLMEGEGKFVEIIRAVGYALLPMALLYFVQTAFSNIVTLQESAFYYFFDGLAVAWIVWLLFIGTMTVHQYSVSKTIVTMGLSLIVCGIIIFIGMLFFNLLQQMFGFVYTIYRELAFRS
- a CDS encoding NHL repeat-containing protein, with translation MRTIVLKARSLLIGIGAAALLVASPAAAAADQPYEGYNYSYWQKSVPSPNAYLPSSVIDGVSLGAGALKLPGDLFVGKDNRIYVLDSGNNRILVLNEQFKLEHEIKGFANGGKQDTFNNPQGIFVTSSGHIYVADTDNGRIVELDGAGMLVRVIGPPKSEILPADFRYAPIKVALDRANRMYVIGRGVTDGMMEFDMTGTFNAFMGAPRVSFNPVDLFWKEVSTKAQRDKMIQFIPTEFNNLEIDGNGFIYVTTQTKSAAPIQKLNPTGINILKANGAVPPIGDVQHRVDEESQFTDISAGEHGIYHALDTRKGRIFTYDEEGHLLYVFGQRGEQAGTFRTPAAIDSLGDDILVLDRDQSLITLFKPTPFGEAVNKAVALHDDGKEEEARGWWNQVLRVDGNYELAYDGIGKSFLREGNYRDAMRYFKLGMDRTYYSKAFQLERKQQARRYFTPVMSVLVPLLVLLWLGPKVLRYGKRKWRRSDGKGGIGLDG
- a CDS encoding carbohydrate ABC transporter permease, giving the protein MSETMLERAPKAGKAASAAGRPNLFRLFRLRRAKRVNHSWWGNAIAFLVLCAVAAFMALPLVFSINNAFKPLDEIFVFPPRFLVRNPTLTNFGDLFSLLSNSWVPFSRYVFNTVFITLAGTVGHVILASAAAFVLAKYQFKGKNLIFTMIVLSLMFSGQVTMIPNYMTMAWLGWIDSYASIIVPAFAYPLGLYLMKQFMEMIPDSLLEAAKIDGASDYRIFWQIVMPLVKPAWMTLTILLFQMLWGTDGGNFVYSEQLKTLHYAVTQIVLGGIARTGAAAAVSLLLMSVPILFFLFSQSKIIQTMATSGMKD
- a CDS encoding carbohydrate ABC transporter permease, producing the protein MLAPYLLLFVLFTVVPVAISLVISFTYFNMLEFPRWVGWHNYQQLFLEDDVFLIAIKNTFIFAVITGPLSYMACFLFAWLINGLQPKVRALFTLLFYAPSISGNIYFMWQLLFSGDSYGYINGFLMKLGVIVEPIQWLTDPKYILPIIILVQLWLSLGTSFLAFIAGLQNIDKTLFEAGAVDGVSNRWQELWYITLPAMRPMLMFGAVIQITSSFAVADVAINLAGFPSVNYAAHTIVTHLMDYGTVRFEMGYSSAIATVLFIMMITMNVLTQKLLRRIGE